The following proteins are co-located in the Microbacterium immunditiarum genome:
- a CDS encoding 50S ribosomal protein L25/general stress protein Ctc translates to MSTDTDTKVTAEVRENFGKGYARRLRAAGKIPAVIYGHGTDPVHVALPGHQISLLIRRANAVLELDVAGKQQLALVKDVQKDPVHQIIEHIDLLVVRKGEKVQVEVPIVVHGEPFPGTIANLDATTVSLEVEATNIPEHIELDVEGLEEGTHIVAGDLKLPSGATLVADPELLIVAVAVPAATIAADEEIAEADAEVAAEQAEAAEEGAPAEEESASE, encoded by the coding sequence ATGTCGACCGACACCGACACCAAGGTCACGGCCGAGGTCCGCGAGAACTTCGGCAAGGGCTACGCCCGCCGGCTCCGCGCCGCAGGCAAGATCCCCGCCGTCATCTACGGCCACGGCACCGACCCCGTGCACGTCGCGCTGCCGGGCCACCAGATCTCGCTGCTCATCCGCCGCGCGAACGCGGTGCTCGAGCTCGACGTCGCGGGCAAGCAGCAGCTCGCGCTCGTGAAGGACGTGCAGAAGGACCCCGTGCACCAGATCATCGAGCACATCGACCTGCTCGTGGTCCGCAAGGGCGAGAAGGTCCAGGTCGAGGTGCCCATCGTGGTCCACGGCGAGCCGTTCCCCGGCACGATCGCCAACCTCGACGCGACGACCGTGTCGCTCGAGGTCGAGGCGACCAACATCCCCGAGCACATCGAGCTCGACGTCGAGGGCCTCGAGGAAGGCACGCACATCGTCGCCGGCGACCTGAAGCTGCCCTCGGGCGCGACCCTCGTCGCCGACCCCGAGCTGCTCATCGTGGCTGTCGCGGTGCCCGCCGCGACGATCGCCGCCGACGAGGAGATCGCCGAGGCGGACGCCGAGGTCGCGGCCGAGCAGGCCGAGGCCGCCGAGGAGGGCGCTCCCGCCGAGGAGGAGTCCGCTTCGGAGTGA
- the pth gene encoding aminoacyl-tRNA hydrolase, with product MADAWLVVGLGNPGPRFELTRHNVGQLVLDELAERRSETFRAHKANARVAETRLRPGGPKLVLAKPNTFMNVSGGVVANLAKFYGIDPQRVVIVHDELDIPFDTIKLKAAGGHGGHNGVRDVAKALGSTAFARVRVGIGRPNGRQDPADWVLDPFGPTERRSLPLLLSDAADAVEQLVGEGLLAAQQKHHAPRV from the coding sequence ATGGCTGACGCGTGGCTGGTGGTCGGACTCGGCAACCCCGGGCCGCGATTCGAGCTGACGCGGCACAACGTCGGCCAGCTCGTGCTCGACGAGCTGGCCGAGCGCCGCAGCGAGACCTTCCGAGCGCACAAGGCGAATGCTCGGGTCGCCGAGACGCGGCTGCGGCCGGGCGGCCCGAAGCTCGTCCTCGCGAAGCCGAACACGTTCATGAACGTGTCGGGCGGGGTCGTCGCCAACCTCGCGAAGTTCTACGGCATCGATCCGCAGCGCGTCGTCATCGTGCACGACGAGCTCGACATCCCGTTCGACACGATCAAGCTCAAGGCCGCCGGCGGCCACGGCGGCCACAACGGCGTACGCGATGTCGCGAAGGCACTCGGGTCGACAGCGTTCGCGCGCGTGCGCGTCGGCATCGGCCGCCCGAACGGCCGGCAGGACCCCGCGGACTGGGTGCTCGATCCCTTCGGGCCGACAGAGCGCAGGAGCCTTCCCCTGCTGCTGTCGGATGCCGCCGACGCGGTCGAGCAGCTCGTCGGCGAAGGTCTGCTCGCGGCGCAGCAGAAGCACCACGCGCCGCGCGTCTGA
- a CDS encoding gluconokinase, with protein sequence MAEARIVVMGPSGSGKSLVGSLLAERLGVRFVDADDLHPAANVAKMAAGTPLDDADRMPWLDRVAATLHEGGGGIVVACSALARRYRNRIRSGSPGTAFVELVVSRDELERRMLRRTHFMPAALLESQLETLEHLEPDEPGVAVPGDRAPGEIVELAVEGLAGRQSLR encoded by the coding sequence ATGGCCGAGGCGCGCATCGTCGTGATGGGCCCGAGCGGCTCGGGCAAATCCCTCGTCGGCTCGCTGCTCGCGGAGCGGCTCGGCGTGCGGTTCGTCGACGCCGATGACCTGCACCCCGCCGCGAACGTCGCGAAGATGGCAGCCGGCACGCCGCTCGACGACGCGGACCGGATGCCGTGGCTCGACCGCGTCGCCGCGACGCTGCACGAGGGCGGCGGCGGCATCGTCGTCGCGTGCTCCGCGCTCGCGCGCCGCTATCGCAATCGCATCCGCTCGGGATCACCGGGCACCGCGTTCGTCGAGCTGGTCGTCTCGCGGGACGAACTGGAAAGACGGATGCTGCGCCGCACGCACTTCATGCCGGCGGCGCTGCTCGAGTCGCAGCTCGAGACGCTCGAGCACCTGGAACCGGATGAGCCAGGGGTCGCGGTGCCGGGCGACCGGGCGCCCGGCGAGATCGTCGAGCTCGCCGTGGAAGGGCTCGCCGGACGTCAGTCCTTGCGGTAG